One segment of Pseudanabaena sp. PCC 6802 DNA contains the following:
- a CDS encoding ArnT family glycosyltransferase produces the protein MRINSWVIALLAWGLAFRGAIACFLQPGFDEAYYYVYTLHPSLSYFDHPPLVALTTAIGIWLTGGDVSQFSIRLGGVLLYTGTLFLFYLTSARLFSQKTATLSLAIATTIPFFQVGFGTLTLPDTPLMFFWSACLCLAAYEFFPPPTTSDPGDRDFIYRPTYRIAGIGLLVGLACLGKYHGFILGLGLVLFCLVSPAHRKVLRSPWTLAAIALFAIAISPILIWNWQHDWASFRFQSVRAVPQSGYNFEGLLVTFLAAVGYLFPTFGFPIWWVSLRSLGRILSNLKSQILRSSQAQKQILILSVSLPIFLGFTLMGGYRQILPSWHMPGFFGATLLLGQWAANIQTKYPHRIRNWVWGSGMTIAILLSLALLHVTNGIVQKGGDYAIAGGFWPAKDDPSTQLIDIQQLRQAFKNQSSLATAIANTDFVFSNNFFLAGQIAMAIAPFHKPLTTFDTDLRGFAYWSSASDWVSKNALYVTSDLFKYSDRKNLAELAELGANDLVQKLLPRLVDDKIEALEIYKNLFQAVEKIGEMNIIRGGQPVQVFHIYKCTKLLKPYPRPYGI, from the coding sequence ATGAGAATAAATAGTTGGGTCATTGCCTTACTCGCATGGGGTTTGGCATTTAGAGGCGCGATCGCCTGCTTTTTGCAACCCGGCTTTGACGAAGCCTACTACTACGTCTACACGCTCCACCCCAGCTTGAGCTATTTCGACCATCCGCCATTGGTGGCTTTGACCACCGCCATTGGCATCTGGCTGACTGGCGGCGATGTGTCGCAATTTTCGATTCGCCTCGGTGGAGTATTGCTCTACACGGGTACGTTGTTTCTGTTCTACCTCACCAGTGCCAGATTATTTTCCCAGAAGACTGCAACTCTATCGCTGGCGATCGCTACCACCATTCCCTTTTTTCAAGTCGGCTTTGGCACGCTCACCTTACCCGATACTCCCTTGATGTTTTTCTGGTCGGCATGTTTGTGCCTCGCCGCCTATGAATTTTTCCCACCACCCACCACCTCAGATCCAGGCGATCGCGATTTTATCTATCGCCCCACCTATCGCATCGCTGGGATTGGTTTGCTGGTAGGACTTGCCTGCCTCGGTAAATACCACGGCTTTATTTTAGGTTTAGGTTTAGTTCTATTTTGCCTGGTTAGTCCCGCCCACCGCAAAGTGTTGCGGTCGCCCTGGACGCTGGCTGCGATCGCTCTATTTGCGATCGCGATCTCGCCCATACTGATCTGGAATTGGCAACACGACTGGGCATCATTTCGGTTCCAGTCAGTACGAGCCGTTCCCCAATCTGGCTATAACTTTGAGGGCTTACTAGTTACTTTCCTTGCCGCAGTAGGCTATCTCTTTCCCACCTTCGGTTTTCCAATCTGGTGGGTAAGCCTGCGATCGCTCGGGCGTATATTGAGCAACCTGAAATCTCAGATCTTGAGAAGCTCTCAAGCCCAGAAACAGATATTAATCCTATCCGTATCGCTCCCCATATTCCTAGGATTTACGCTGATGGGTGGATATCGCCAAATCCTTCCCAGTTGGCACATGCCCGGATTTTTTGGCGCGACTTTACTTTTGGGACAATGGGCGGCAAATATCCAAACCAAATATCCCCATCGCATCCGTAACTGGGTGTGGGGTTCTGGCATGACCATCGCGATCTTACTCAGTCTGGCACTGCTACATGTCACCAATGGCATCGTCCAGAAAGGTGGCGACTACGCCATTGCCGGGGGCTTCTGGCCAGCCAAAGACGATCCCTCCACCCAACTAATCGATATCCAGCAACTCCGTCAAGCTTTTAAAAATCAATCGTCACTTGCCACTGCGATCGCCAATACCGATTTTGTTTTCAGCAATAATTTCTTCCTCGCCGGACAGATTGCCATGGCGATCGCCCCCTTCCATAAACCACTCACCACATTCGACACCGACCTGCGCGGTTTTGCCTACTGGTCGTCCGCCTCAGATTGGGTGAGTAAGAATGCCCTATATGTAACCAGCGACTTGTTTAAATATAGCGATCGTAAAAACCTTGCCGAGCTAGCCGAGCTAGGTGCAAACGACCTCGTCCAAAAGCTATTGCCCAGACTAGTTGACGATAAAATCGAGGCACTGGAGATCTATAAAAACCTATTTCAAGCAGTTGAAAAAATCGGTGAAATGAATATCATACGTGGCGGTCAACCAGTGCAGGTCTTTCATATCTACAAATGCACCAAACTGCTTAAACCCTACCCACGACCTTATGGAATTTGA
- the minC gene encoding septum site-determining protein MinC, whose translation MSVEESKPVETKSPPPLPKSLAEEGFLTVDIPDEIAADRPENAAAQKKPEASSPTTTLASTKILKVRLQAIDGKLMLLLPDEQIVKAEDGSEHNGITWSDVLEQLQQCLNGSDRFWSPGTLVYLQGGDRLLDAGQLHEIATALQTQQLVLHCVITLRRQTAIAAATMGLSVEQGRVANDLIQAASAIAEPLYVKMTVRSGTEIRHPGSAIVFGDVNAGGEVIADGDILVWGKLKGVAHAGANGNKQARILALHLEATQLRIGDLVARVEPPSTQYLPEVAYVNMSGTPSICIVSAADYFSSMRHSQS comes from the coding sequence ATGAGTGTAGAAGAGTCAAAACCTGTAGAAACAAAAAGTCCTCCCCCCTTACCTAAATCCCTGGCTGAGGAGGGCTTTTTGACTGTTGACATACCCGATGAAATTGCTGCCGATCGCCCAGAAAATGCAGCAGCCCAAAAGAAACCCGAGGCTTCCTCCCCAACCACAACTCTGGCCAGCACAAAAATCCTCAAGGTCAGATTGCAGGCGATCGATGGCAAGCTGATGCTACTCCTGCCAGACGAGCAGATCGTCAAAGCTGAAGATGGCTCCGAGCATAACGGTATTACCTGGTCGGATGTCCTGGAGCAGTTGCAACAATGCCTGAACGGTTCCGATCGCTTTTGGTCGCCCGGTACTTTAGTGTATTTACAGGGTGGCGATCGCCTGCTCGATGCCGGACAATTGCACGAGATCGCCACTGCCCTGCAAACGCAGCAACTGGTTTTGCACTGCGTCATTACTCTACGGCGGCAGACCGCGATCGCTGCCGCCACGATGGGTTTATCCGTAGAACAGGGTCGAGTTGCCAACGATCTAATCCAGGCCGCCAGTGCGATCGCGGAACCCTTGTATGTCAAAATGACTGTACGCTCCGGGACAGAGATCCGCCACCCAGGTAGCGCGATCGTGTTCGGCGACGTTAATGCTGGCGGCGAAGTGATTGCCGATGGTGATATTCTCGTATGGGGCAAGCTGAAAGGTGTAGCCCATGCCGGAGCCAATGGTAACAAGCAAGCCAGGATCCTGGCACTGCACCTGGAGGCAACCCAACTGCGGATTGGCGATCTGGTGGCTCGCGTCGAACCACCCAGCACTCAGTACCTGCCTGAAGTTGCCTATGTTAATATGTCTGGCACGCCTAGCATTTGTATCGTATCGGCGGCTGACTATTTTTCTTCTATGAGACATTCCCAATCATGA
- the minD gene encoding septum site-determining protein MinD, producing the protein MSRIIVVTSGKGGVGKTTSTANLGMALARIGRKVVLVDADFGLRNLDLLLGLENRVVYTALEVIARECKLDQALVKDKRQPNLSLLAAPQTRNKTAINANHMKALVEVLSRYFDYVLIDCPAGIETGFQNAIAGAKEAIIVTTPEISAVRDADRVIGLLEANRIKDIKLIINRLRPTMVKTNDMMSVEDVLEVLSVKLVGVIPEDEQVIVSTNKGEPLVLAEKVPLAGLAYENTAQRLDGQAVDFIDFNAIDDSFISRLKRWLSGNSK; encoded by the coding sequence ATGAGTCGTATCATTGTTGTGACCTCCGGTAAGGGGGGAGTAGGCAAAACCACTTCTACCGCCAACCTGGGTATGGCTCTGGCTCGCATTGGTCGCAAGGTGGTTTTGGTCGATGCTGACTTTGGCTTGCGCAACCTCGACTTACTCCTGGGTTTAGAAAATCGCGTCGTCTATACAGCCTTGGAAGTAATTGCGCGAGAGTGCAAGCTGGATCAGGCACTGGTTAAGGATAAGCGACAGCCCAACCTTTCCCTCCTGGCGGCACCACAGACCCGTAACAAAACTGCGATTAACGCCAATCATATGAAGGCATTGGTTGAAGTTTTGAGTCGTTACTTTGACTACGTTCTAATCGATTGTCCGGCAGGGATTGAGACGGGATTTCAAAATGCGATCGCCGGTGCCAAGGAAGCAATTATCGTCACCACTCCAGAAATCTCCGCCGTGCGCGATGCCGACCGCGTCATCGGTCTGCTGGAAGCTAACCGCATCAAGGACATCAAACTAATCATCAATCGCCTGCGCCCGACAATGGTGAAAACCAACGACATGATGAGCGTTGAGGATGTACTGGAGGTTTTGTCGGTTAAACTTGTGGGAGTCATTCCAGAAGACGAGCAAGTAATTGTCTCGACAAATAAAGGCGAACCTTTAGTTCTGGCTGAGAAGGTGCCACTCGCAGGTTTGGCATATGAAAATACTGCACAGCGCTTGGACGGTCAGGCGGTAGATTTTATCGACTTCAATGCGATCGATGACTCGTTTATTAGTCGTCTAAAACGCTGGCTCAGTGGCAATTCCAAGTAA
- the minE gene encoding cell division topological specificity factor MinE gives MITELLERLFAGRAHATSRTKAKQRLKFILAHDRAAISPQMFEQLRREIMQVVSKYVELEEEDIEINLESNRDLTAVIASLPIKAIKRNDEPLPEAPEADFELPDLEPDRDLELNSSDTPKSPPE, from the coding sequence ATGATTACAGAGCTGCTCGAACGTCTTTTTGCTGGTCGCGCCCACGCTACAAGCCGTACCAAGGCCAAACAACGCCTCAAGTTTATTCTGGCGCACGATCGCGCTGCCATCTCACCCCAGATGTTCGAGCAGTTGCGCCGCGAAATTATGCAAGTGGTATCTAAATATGTCGAACTGGAAGAAGAAGATATCGAAATCAATCTGGAAAGCAATCGCGATCTGACGGCGGTAATTGCTAGCCTCCCCATTAAGGCGATCAAGCGCAATGACGAACCATTACCAGAAGCCCCAGAAGCGGATTTTGAGCTACCCGATCTAGAGCCGGATCGCGATCTCGAACTTAATAGTTCAGACACCCCCAAGTCCCCACCCGAATGA